DNA sequence from the Cellulophaga sp. HaHaR_3_176 genome:
TTTGCGTTTAGGTCAGCTTAAAAATGAAGGTAAAGCTACTACAGCTCAAATATCAATGGCAAAGCGTAATAATGTAGAAATGGCTATAAAAATTGCTCGTGAAGCTAGACAGGTTTTAGGTGGAATGGGAATTACAGGCGAGTATAGTATTATGCGACATATGATGAACTTAGAGAGTGTAATTACATATGAAGGCACGCATGATATTCATCTTTTAATTACAGGTGCTGATATTACAGGTTTCCCAGCTTTTCAATAATCGTTTTCACATTCAAAAGCTATTAAATAGTTTAACAAATTCTTAGTATATCTTAAAAGTCAAGCCGCTAATCATCGTCGTATATTAGATATACAAATTATAAAAAACGATATTATGAAGAGGATAAAATATGTAAGTACTTTACTTATACTGTTTTTTGCAGTTGCAATAAACGCGCAGACAAGTAAAGAAAAAAAGATAATTAACGATGCCGACAATGCTAAAGAAGTTTTAATAAAAGCTGATGAAGGATTGCAAGGCTTTTTTGATGATTCAGCAGGTTATGTGCTTTTTCCGAATGTAGGTAAAGGTGGTTTTATTATCGGTGCATCATCAGGTAACGGAGTTGTATACGAAAATGGAATTAAAGTTGGAATGGCTGATCTTAAAAAATTGAACATTGGTTTTCAGGCAGGAGGTCAAGCTATTATTGAGGTAATTTTCTTTGAAACTAAAGCCGATTTAAGAGATTTTAAAGAAGGTAATTTTTCTTTTGCAGCCGAAGCTTCGGCAGTTGCAGTAAAATCAGGTTTAGCATTCAACGCAAAATATAAAGATGGTGTTGCTGTTTTTGCTTTGCCAAAAGCAGGTTTAATGGCAGATGCATCAGTGGGTGGTCAAAAATTTGGCTACGATCCATTTTAGTTTAAAAACAGATAATATAAAAAAAGGGAAGCATATTTGCTTCCCTTTTTTTATACTAATTTTTCAATAGTTACTTTAATAGATTTACTGATTGGTGTTTTACTTTTATCAGCAAAGTGGTTGTAAGGTACTAATACATTTGTTTCAGGAAAATAAGCTGCTAAATCTCCTTTCGGAATAGCA
Encoded proteins:
- a CDS encoding YSC84-related protein, with the translated sequence MKRIKYVSTLLILFFAVAINAQTSKEKKIINDADNAKEVLIKADEGLQGFFDDSAGYVLFPNVGKGGFIIGASSGNGVVYENGIKVGMADLKKLNIGFQAGGQAIIEVIFFETKADLRDFKEGNFSFAAEASAVAVKSGLAFNAKYKDGVAVFALPKAGLMADASVGGQKFGYDPF